The Streptomyces armeniacus genomic interval GCCGAGTTCACGGTGAAGGAGGCGCACCAGGGCGCCCCGGGGCTGGCGCACGGCGGCGTGCTGACGACCGCGCTGGACGAGACGCTCGGCTCGCTCAACTGGCTGATGCACGTGATCGCCGTGACGGGCCGGCTGGAGACGGATTTCGTACGCCCCGTACCCGTGGGCACGACGCTCCATCTGGACGCCCGGGCGACGGGGCGCGAGGGGCGCAAGATCTACTGCAGCGGCACCGGCCGTATCGGCGGCCCGGACGGCGAGGTCGCCGTGCGCGCGGACGCGGTCTTCATCGAGGTGAAGGTCGAGCATTTCATCAACAACGGGCGCGAAGAGGAGATCAAGGCAGCCATGGCGGACCCGGACCAGGTCAGGCGGGCGCGGGCGTTCGAGGTGAACCCGTGACCGATCCCGTACGCGCTCCCGTCGACGTACTCCTGCGGCGCCTCGATCCCGAGGTGCCGGTGCCCGCGTACGCGCACCCCGGCGACGCCGGGTGCGACCTCGTGACCACCGAGGCCGCCGAGCTGGCGCCTGGTGAGCGGGCCGTGCTGCCGACCGGGCTGGCGATCGCGCTGCCGGACGGGTACGCGGCCTTCGTGCACCCCCGTTCCGGGCTGGCGGCCCGGTGCGGCGTCTCCATGGTGAATGCGCCCGGAACGGTGGACGCCGGGTACCGTGGGGAGATCAAGGTGATCGTGGTGAATCTCGATCCGCGCGAGACCGTGCGGTTCGAGCGGTTCGACCGGATCGCCCAACTCGTCGTCCAGCAGGTCGAGAAGGTGCGCTTCCACGAGGTGGCGGAGCTGCCCGGCTCGGCGCGGGCCGCGGGGGGCTTCGGTTCGACGGGGGGCCACGCGGACCGTCCCTCGGGACGGCAGAATGATTTCGTTGCGGTCGGTTCTGACCAGGACTCCGATCTGAGAGGACAGTGACGTGTTCGGACGTCGTCGTAAGAAGAGCGAAGAGCCTGAGGGCGCCTCGGACGAGTTCGAGACGGAAGGGTCCGATAACGAGGAGCCGGAGGCCGACGGCTCCGCCGAGGACGAGGTGTCCGACGCCGAGGCGACCCGCGTGAAGCTGCCGCCGGCGCCGCGCCCCGACGGGCCCTGGGACATCAGCGAGGTGAGCGACCCGAGCACCGGCCGGGTCGACCTCGGCGGGCTGTACGTGCCGGGCGTGGAGGGCATGGAGCTGCGGGTGGAGGTCGCGGGCGACGCGATCGTCGCCGCCACGATCGTGCTGCAGGACAGCGCCGTCCAGCTGCAGGCGTTCGCCGCGCCGCGGCGCGAGGGCATCTGGGAAGAGGTACGCGCGGAGGTCGCGGCCGGGATCACCAAGCAGGGCGGTGTGATCGACGAGGTCGAGGGCCCGCTCGGCTGGGAGCTGCGCGCGCAGGTCCCCGTACAGCTGCCGGACGGCAAGCACGGCGTGCAGGTCGTCCGCTTCGTGGGCGTGGACGGGCCGCGCTGGTTCCTGCGCGGGGTGATCTCCGGGCAGGGCGCGGTCCAGCCGGAGGCGGCGGGGCTGCTGGAGCAGATCTTCCGCGACACGGTGATCGTGCGCGGCGACGGGCCGATGGCCCCCCGCGACCCGATCACGCTGAAGCTCCCCGACGACGCGCAGATGGTGCCGGACGGCGTCCAGCAGGAGTCCGTCGAGGAGGGCTCGCGCTTCGCGGGCGGCATCGACAAGCTCCAGCGCGGCCCGGAGATCACCGAGGTCCGCTGACCGCAGTTCGAGTTCGCGGGTGAGCCCCGTGCCCCGGCAGCCGCCGGAGCACGGGGCTCTTTCCGTGTGTGCGACGGGTCCACCGCTACGGGTGCGGTCCGCGGGCGGGCGGTGGCCGTATGGAAGGCGTCAGGGGCGGCGCCGGGGCGGGGAGGGGCGGTTCCGTAACCCGAGACCGTCCCCCACGCGCGGAGTCCCACACGCCTCACCGGCCGCGCTGCCCCGCCCACCGCCTCCTCGCACCCGTCCCCGCTCCTGACCCCGCCCCCCCCCCAACTCCCCTACCCGGTCCGCTACTTCCCGCATCCCCCCCCTCCGTCAGCCCGCCGCCGTGTCCCCCCCTTCCTCACCGCCGTACCCACGCACGCCCCTCCACTCCCCCCCCCGCCGAGCCCTCCTCACCCCCCTACATACCCTACACGCACCTCGTTTCCCATCCTCCTCTGACTACAGAGAGCGTTTTTTTGTTTTTCCAGGCAGACNNNNNNNNNNNNNNNNNNNNNNNNNNNNNNNNNNNNNNGGATGTGTATAACGCACGGCCCCGATACGGGCCCGCGCCCGTACCGGGGTCCGTGCCGGGGCCCGTATCGGGGCGCGCGCCGGGGCCCGGCACCGTGCCGGCGCCGCGGACGCGGCCGCGGCGGCGTGCCGTGGGGGCCTGGGTGCCGTAGCCGACGAGCACGTTGCCGGAGCCCTCCTGCTCCGCGCCGGACGCGGCGGCCCCGGACGCGGCAGCCCCGGAAGCGGCGGCGGCCGGGCGGGAAGCGGAGGCCGGAGCGGAAGCCGCGGCGGGAGCGGGGGCGTCCCCCGCGCGGCCCGCGACCGCGACCGCCACCAGCGGCGCGCCGACGGGCACCTCGTCGCCCTCCTCGCCGTACCGCGCGGTGACGACGCCGCCGTGCGGGCACGGGACGTCCACCAGCGCCTTTGCCGTCTCGACCTCGACCACCGGCTGGTCGACGCCGACCACGTCGCCGACCGCGACCATCCATCGCACGATGGTGGCCTCGGTCAGGCCCTCGCCCAGGTCCGGGAGGGTGAATTCGCGGACTTCCGCCATCACTTACCGCCGCCTTCGCCGCCTTCGGTACCGCCGTCGCCGCCGCCATCGCCGGACATCGTCCAGCCACTCTCCCACTGCAGCCGCGCGACCGCGTCCAGAACGCGTTCCACGCCCGGCAGGTGGTGCCGCTCCAGCATCGGCGGCGGGTACGGGATGTCGAAGCCCGCGACGCGCAGCACCGGCGCCTCCAGAAAGTGGAAGCAGCGCTCGGTGACCCGGGCCGCGATCTCCCCGCCGGGCCCGCCGAAGCCCGCCGACTCGTGGACGACGACGGCGCGGCCCGTGCGCCGTACGGACGCCGCGACCGTCTCCTCGTCGAACGGCACCAGCGAGCGCAGGTCGACGACCTCCAGGTGCCGGCCCTCCTCGCGGGCGGCCTCGGCCGCCGCCAGGCAGACGGGCAGCGACGGCCCGTACGTGATCAGCGTCGCCGAGCCGCCCCGCCGGCGTACCACCGCGCGGCCGATGCCCGGAACCTCCTCGGGGGCTTCCGGTGACCATTCCTCTTTCGCCCAGTACAGCCGCTTGGGCTCCAGGAAGACGACCGGGTCGTCGGAGGCGACGGCGGCGCGCAACAGCCCGTACGCGTCCGCGACCGTCGCGGGCGTGACGACGTGCAGGCCGGGCGTCGCCGCGTAGTACGCCTCGGACGAGTCGCTGTGGTGCTCCACACCGCCGATTCCGCCTCCGTACGGGACGCGAATCGTGACCGGCATCGGGAGCGCGCCGCGCGTACGGTTCCGCATCCGCGCCACGTGCGAGATCAGCTGCTCGAACGACGGGTACGCGAAGGCGTCGAACTGCATCTCCACGACCGGCCGCAGCCCGTACATCGCCATGCCGACCGCCGTACCGAGGATTCCGGCCTCGGCCAGCGGCGTGTCCGTACAGCGGTCCTCGCCGAATTCACGTACCAGCCCGTCGGTCACCCGGAAGACGCCGCCGAGTGCGCCGACGTCCTCGCCCATGACGTGTACGGCGGGGTCCGCGGCCATGGCGTCGCGCAGCGCGCGGTTGATGGCCTGCGCCATCGAGACGGGCTTGCGCGCGGCCGCCGCGCCCGGGTCCGTGTCCGTGCCGCCGGGGGCGGCCGCGTCGACGGTGCTCATCGGGCGCCGCCTTCCCCACGGGCCTCCGCTTGGGATTCCGTATCGGACTCCGCCGCGGCCTGCGCCTCCGCGTCGAGCTCCGCCCGCAGCTGCGCGGCCTGCGCGTCCAGCTGGGCGGTCGGCTCCGCGTAGACGTCCGCGAACAGGTCCATCGGACGCAGCTCGGGGTCCTGGTTCATGCGGTCGCGCATGCCCGCGGCCAGCTCCTCCGCGTCCCGCGCGGCCTCCTCCGCCCCGGCGTCGTCGAGCAGGCCGCGGGAGCGCAGCTCACGTTCCAGCAGCGCGAGGGGATCGTGCTCGCGCCACGCCCGTACCTCGTCGTCGGTGCGGTAGCGGGTGGCGTCGTCCGCGTTGGTGTGGGCCTCGATGCGGTACGTGACGGCCTCGACCAGGGTCGGTCCGCCGCCCCGGCGGGCGTGCGCGACGGCGTCGCCGAGCGCGCGGTGCATGGCCGCGGCGTCGTTGCCGTCCACGAGCCGGCCCGGCATGCCGTAGCCGACGGCCTTGTGCGCGAGGGAGGGCGCGGCGGTCTGCTTGGCGAGCGGCACGGAGATCGCGAAGCCGTTGTTCTGTACGAGGAAGACGACCGGCGCGTGCCAGACGGCGGCGAAGTTGAGCGCCTCGTGGAAGTCGCCCTCGCTGGTGCCGCCGTCGCCGACGAGCGCGAGCGCGACCACGTCCTCGCCCTTCAGCCGCGCGGCGTGCGCCAGCCCCACGGCGTGCGGCAGGTGCGTGGCCAGCGGCGTGCAGAGGGGGGCGACGCGGGTCGCGCGCGGGTCGTAGCCGCTGTGCCAGTCGCCGCGCAGCAGCGACAGCACCTCGACCGGGTCGAGGCCGCGCGCGACGGCGGAGAGGGTGTCGCGGTAGCTGGGGAACAGCCAGTCCCGCTCCGCCAGCACCAGCCCGGCGGCGACCTGGGCGGCCTCCTGGCCGGCGGACGACGGGTAGACGGCCAGCCTGCCCTGTTTGGTGAGGGCGGTGGCCTGCTCGTTGTACCGCCTGCCGCGGACCAGTTCGCGGTAGAGCCGCGTGAGCGTCTCCGGGTCGAGGTCGGCGTCGGTCCCCAGCAGCCGGAACGGTTCGGCGTCCGGGAGCAGCGGCGCGGGATCGAGACGGGGGCGCCAGCCGGGCGGCGGGGCGAGACGGTAGGCACCGGGCTGCTCGAGGACCGTCACGGTGAGCACCTCCTCGTAGGGGTCGCTACAGGCAGGATGAACCTTCGCGAACCTTCTGGGTTCCCTACCGATTGTTCGGTCGCTGGCACATTTTGGCTACCGGCACCCCCACGCTGTGGACAAACGGTCCGGTAAGCCGATCCGCGGGTGCAGGACGTCCACGACGGGGAAGCCTGACCGTATGCCCGACGAACAAATGGCCAGTCCTCCCGCGCCCGACGAACCGGAGGACCGTCGTCCGCCCGTCCGCCCGCTCGACTCCGTCGACCGAGAGATCCTGCGGCTGCTGCGCGCGGACGGCCGCGCGTCGATACGTTCCGTCGCCGAGCAGGTGCACGTGTCGCGGGCCAACGCGTACGCGCGGATCAACCGGATGATCGACGACCGGGTGATCCGCGGCTTCAGCGCCCGTATCGACCAGGAGCGGGCGGGGCACGGCACGTCCGCGTACGTCACACTCAAGATCGTCCAGGACTCGTGGCGCGCCGTACGGGAGCGTCTGCGTGAGCTGCCCGGCGCCGCCCACATGGCGCTGGTGGGCGGCGACTTCGACGTACTGCTGCTGGTGCACACGGCGGACAACCGGTCCCTGCGGGACCTGGTGCTGACCCGCATCCAGGCGATCCCGGAAGTGCTGAGCACGCGCACGCTGCTGGTCTTCGAGGAAACGGACCTCGATCCGGAACCTTGACCGGCGAGTCGAGGAGCGGCGGCGGGCTCGCGGAGGCCGCTACTCCGCGGTGGCGAGCAGCCCGGCCAGGGTGGCGACGGCCTCCTCCGCGTCCGCGCCCTCGGCGCGTACGACCACCGTGCTGCCGGCGGTGGCGCCGAGCGCCATGACGGCGAGGACGCCGGTGGGGTTGACGGTGCGGCCGTCGTGGTCGAGTTCGACGGCGCTGCTGAACTGGCCCGCGGCCTGGGCGAGTTTGCCCGCCGGGCGCGCGTGCAGGTCGGCGGGGAGGACGACGGTGGACTCGTGCCGGGGTGCGGCGGTCTCGTGGGGTGCGGTGTCAGAGCTTGCGGACATGGCGGGCCTCCTCGGCGGCGTGGGCAACGGTGTCCAGGTCGGCGCCGCCCGCCGCGGTGACCACCGCCGCGACGGTGCCTTCCACGAACGGCGCGTCGACGATCCGCACGTCGTCCCGCGGGTGGTCGTCCAGGACGGTGCGGGTGGTGAGCACGGAGCTGCCGAGGTCCGGCAGCACGAGTACGCCCGCGCCCTGGTCGGCCTGGCGTACGGCCTCCAGCACGAGGTCGTAACTCGTCCCGATCCGGCCGTCGTCGGTGCCTCCGGCGGCCACGACGGGAACGGTGTCCGAACCGATCTGCTGGGCGACCCCGCGCAGCCCGAGCGCGAGATCGGCGCTGTGGGACACGAGTACGATGCCGACTGAACTGGTCATGAACGGGGATAC includes:
- a CDS encoding PaaI family thioesterase, with protein sequence MTPPPGAAIPARHPDAPAPGETLGAHYEQCFGCGAGQPYGLQLEARAGEGVTVSAEFTVKEAHQGAPGLAHGGVLTTALDETLGSLNWLMHVIAVTGRLETDFVRPVPVGTTLHLDARATGREGRKIYCSGTGRIGGPDGEVAVRADAVFIEVKVEHFINNGREEEIKAAMADPDQVRRARAFEVNP
- the dut gene encoding dUTP diphosphatase codes for the protein MTDPVRAPVDVLLRRLDPEVPVPAYAHPGDAGCDLVTTEAAELAPGERAVLPTGLAIALPDGYAAFVHPRSGLAARCGVSMVNAPGTVDAGYRGEIKVIVVNLDPRETVRFERFDRIAQLVVQQVEKVRFHEVAELPGSARAAGGFGSTGGHADRPSGRQNDFVAVGSDQDSDLRGQ
- a CDS encoding DUF3710 domain-containing protein, encoding MFGRRRKKSEEPEGASDEFETEGSDNEEPEADGSAEDEVSDAEATRVKLPPAPRPDGPWDISEVSDPSTGRVDLGGLYVPGVEGMELRVEVAGDAIVAATIVLQDSAVQLQAFAAPRREGIWEEVRAEVAAGITKQGGVIDEVEGPLGWELRAQVPVQLPDGKHGVQVVRFVGVDGPRWFLRGVISGQGAVQPEAAGLLEQIFRDTVIVRGDGPMAPRDPITLKLPDDAQMVPDGVQQESVEEGSRFAGGIDKLQRGPEITEVR
- a CDS encoding biotin/lipoyl-containing protein, whose amino-acid sequence is MAEVREFTLPDLGEGLTEATIVRWMVAVGDVVGVDQPVVEVETAKALVDVPCPHGGVVTARYGEEGDEVPVGAPLVAVAVAGRAGDAPAPAAASAPASASRPAAAASGAAASGAAASGAEQEGSGNVLVGYGTQAPTARRRGRVRGAGTVPGPGARPDTGPGTDPGTGAGPYRGRALYTS
- a CDS encoding alpha-ketoacid dehydrogenase subunit beta: MSTVDAAAPGGTDTDPGAAAARKPVSMAQAINRALRDAMAADPAVHVMGEDVGALGGVFRVTDGLVREFGEDRCTDTPLAEAGILGTAVGMAMYGLRPVVEMQFDAFAYPSFEQLISHVARMRNRTRGALPMPVTIRVPYGGGIGGVEHHSDSSEAYYAATPGLHVVTPATVADAYGLLRAAVASDDPVVFLEPKRLYWAKEEWSPEAPEEVPGIGRAVVRRRGGSATLITYGPSLPVCLAAAEAAREEGRHLEVVDLRSLVPFDEETVAASVRRTGRAVVVHESAGFGGPGGEIAARVTERCFHFLEAPVLRVAGFDIPYPPPMLERHHLPGVERVLDAVARLQWESGWTMSGDGGGDGGTEGGEGGGK
- the pdhA gene encoding pyruvate dehydrogenase (acetyl-transferring) E1 component subunit alpha; amino-acid sequence: MTVLEQPGAYRLAPPPGWRPRLDPAPLLPDAEPFRLLGTDADLDPETLTRLYRELVRGRRYNEQATALTKQGRLAVYPSSAGQEAAQVAAGLVLAERDWLFPSYRDTLSAVARGLDPVEVLSLLRGDWHSGYDPRATRVAPLCTPLATHLPHAVGLAHAARLKGEDVVALALVGDGGTSEGDFHEALNFAAVWHAPVVFLVQNNGFAISVPLAKQTAAPSLAHKAVGYGMPGRLVDGNDAAAMHRALGDAVAHARRGGGPTLVEAVTYRIEAHTNADDATRYRTDDEVRAWREHDPLALLERELRSRGLLDDAGAEEAARDAEELAAGMRDRMNQDPELRPMDLFADVYAEPTAQLDAQAAQLRAELDAEAQAAAESDTESQAEARGEGGAR
- a CDS encoding Lrp/AsnC family transcriptional regulator, with product MPDEQMASPPAPDEPEDRRPPVRPLDSVDREILRLLRADGRASIRSVAEQVHVSRANAYARINRMIDDRVIRGFSARIDQERAGHGTSAYVTLKIVQDSWRAVRERLRELPGAAHMALVGGDFDVLLLVHTADNRSLRDLVLTRIQAIPEVLSTRTLLVFEETDLDPEP
- a CDS encoding HPr family phosphocarrier protein gives rise to the protein MSASSDTAPHETAAPRHESTVVLPADLHARPAGKLAQAAGQFSSAVELDHDGRTVNPTGVLAVMALGATAGSTVVVRAEGADAEEAVATLAGLLATAE
- the dhaM gene encoding dihydroxyacetone kinase phosphoryl donor subunit DhaM translates to MTSSVGIVLVSHSADLALGLRGVAQQIGSDTVPVVAAGGTDDGRIGTSYDLVLEAVRQADQGAGVLVLPDLGSSVLTTRTVLDDHPRDDVRIVDAPFVEGTVAAVVTAAGGADLDTVAHAAEEARHVRKL